The following are from one region of the Ptychodera flava strain L36383 chromosome 15, AS_Pfla_20210202, whole genome shotgun sequence genome:
- the LOC139151229 gene encoding protein let-653-like yields MAEKNITLYSVACGSYAEQYKDFFMAIAHITGGQYVALKDANLLSKVIIGGAREEMSLQQLMDEVNHEVMQEFHARGGKVDEAAMATRVETTLKKRKRTAKAMTTDTDALPDVSEKSKRIAELESMADVRTELAKPETCVSPSPMTTTPVKTHRKRKLDLAVTTPSVSAKVAKTSRITAPHSDDVARTRSRSKCPITGICAVCNPSTSSRSCCAKISGRKSPTPTSSPPSTPTRTTAPATVTAKKARPSLAATPSPKTVTIVDDIAVNEGKTVSSKQVRRLVKKSIAINKLRKV; encoded by the exons ATGGCGGAGAAAAATATCACCCTCTACAGCGTTGCCTGTGGATCGTACGCCGAACAGTACAAAGATTTCTTCATGGCTATTGCCCACATCACTGGAGGCCAGTACGTCGCACTCAAGGACGCTAATTTGCTGTCCAAAGTCATCATAGGGGGCGCTAGAGAAGAGATGTCACTCCAACAACTCATGGATGAAGTGAACCATGAAGTGATGCAAGAATTCCATGCCAGAGGAGGAAAAGTAGATGAAGCTGCCATGGCAACCAGGGTGGAGAcaacattgaaaaaaagaa AGAGGACAGCAAAAGCCATGACAACTGACACAGACGCTTTACCTGACGTTTCTGAAAAGTCCAAGAGAATTGCAGAATTGGAGAGTATGGCTGATGTCCGTACTGAATTGGCAAAACCAGAAACCTGTGTTTCGCCATCTCCAATGACCACCACACCGGTAAAAACGCACAGAAAAAGGAAACTTGATTTAGCTGTTACCACACCGTCCGTATCAGCTAAGGTTGCAAAGACATCGAGAATTACTGCACCACACAG TGACGACGTCGCCAGGACGAGATCTCGTTCCAAATGTCCAATCACAGGAATATGTGCCGTGTGCAATCCATCAACCTCCTCAAGATCGTGCTGCGCAAAGATCAGCGGCAGAAAATCTCCAACGCCAACATCATCCCCTCCAAGCACACCGACACGAACAACAGCACCAGCTACCGTGACAGCTAAGAAAGCCAGGCCCTCACTAGCGGCAACTCCATCACCGAAAACAGTAACGATTGTGGACGATATTGCAGTTAACGAAGGAAAGACAGTTTCCTCCAAACAAGTCCGTCGGTTGGTGAAGAAATCGATTGCCATCAATAAACTCAGAAAAGTGTAA